One region of Camelina sativa cultivar DH55 chromosome 6, Cs, whole genome shotgun sequence genomic DNA includes:
- the LOC104790200 gene encoding beta-myrcene/(E)-beta-ocimene synthase 2, chloroplastic, with protein sequence MATLCMGLAPIYQNASVHKSRLQRPQRFICKSMSKTRPDANHVDLRRRSGNYQPSSWDHSYLLSIENKYANEKERKTRQVLKQIVKKMLDAVETKSRLEQLELVDDLQKLGVSYYFELEINNILTNFHHENGKNTWKCDKEEDLHATALEFRLLRQHGFDVSEDIFDVISDKIKSNTFKSDDIKSIITLYEASYLSTKLDTKLHKIIRPFATEKIRKFVDDESETLNVEVREMAIHALEMPYHWRMRRLEMRWFIDAYQKKHDMNLSLLEFAKIDFNMVQTAHQEDVKYVSSWWKETGLGSQLQFVRDRIVENYIWTVGMIHEPQFGYVRRIVAIVAALITVIDDIYDIYGTLEELELFTALVENWDVNRLDELPEYMKLCFLTLYNEINAMGCDVLKYKNIDVIPFFQKIDLCKAYLLEAKWYKGGYKPSLEEYMQNAWISISAPTMLIHFYCAFPDEISIQVLESLVQQRQQVVRCSASVLRLANDLATSSDELARGDVLKSVQCYMHETGASEEEAREHVQQMIRHTWNEMNYEARTATRSSSLLSQDFVEVAMNLARMSQCMYQHGDGHGCPDKAKVVDRIQTLIVDPVPSD encoded by the exons ATGGCTACTTTATGCATGGGTTTAGCTCCTATTTACCAAAATGCCTCTGTCCACAAGTCTCGTCTTCAACGTCCTCAGCGTTTCATCTGCAAATCTATGTCAAAAACGAGGCCGGATGCTAATCATGTTGACCTCCGACGACGATCCGGCAACTATCAACCTTCTTCATGGGACCATAGTTATCTGCTCTCCATCGAGAACAAATATGC gaatgaaaaagaaaggaagactAGACAAGTGTTGAAGCAAATAGTGAAGAAGATGTTAGATGCTGTAGAGACGAAGAGCCGTCTCGAGCAATTAGAGCTCGTCGATGATTTGCAAAAACTTGGGGTTTCGTATTACTTTGAGCtagaaataaataacattttaacaaattttcatcatgaaaatggaaaaaatactTGGAAATGTGACAAGGAAGAAGATTTACATGCAACAGCACTCGAATTCCGACTTCTTAGACAACATGGTTTTGATGTCTCAGAAG ATATATTCGATGTGATCAGcgacaaaataaaaagtaatacgTTCAAGAGTGACGATATTAAAAGTATCATCACTTTGTACGAAGCCTCGTATCTCTCCACGAAATTGGATACAAAATTGCACAAAATCATAAGACCTTTTGcaacagaaaaaataagaaaattcgTTGATGATGAAAGTGAAACGTTAAACGTTGAGGTACGTGAGATGGCGATCCATGCGTTAGAAATGCCGTATCATTGGAGAATGAGAAGGCTAGAGATGAGATGGTTCATAGATGCATACCAGAAGAAACATGACATGAATCTTTCTTTGCTGGAATTTGCCAAAATCGATTTCAATATGGTACAAACTGCTCATCAAGAAGATGTCAAATACGTTTCCAG TTGGTGGAAGGAAACAGGTTTGGGTAGTCAACTTCAATTTGTAAGAGACAGAAttgttgaaaattatatttggaCCGTTGGAATGATACACGAGCCACAATTTGGATATGTCCGACGGATCGTGGCTATAGTTGCTGCACTTATTACAGTTATCGACGATATCTACGATATCTATGGCACTCTTGAAGAACTAGAGCTCTTCACGGCTTTGGTTGAAAA TTGGGATGTAAATCGTCTGGATGAGCTCCCCGAATACATGAAGTTGTGTTTTCTTACTTTGTACAATGAAATTAATGCCATGGGATGTGATGttctcaaatataaaaatattgacGTCATacctttttttcaaaaaatcg ATTTATGTAAAGCGTATCTACTAGAAGCAAAGTGGTACAAAGGAGGATACAAACCAAGCTTAGAAGAATACATGCAAAATGCTTGGATTTCAATTTCTGCTCCAACAATGTTAATCCACTTTTACTGTGCTTTCCCTGACGAAATCTCGATTCAAGTTTTGGAGTCTTTGGTCCAACAACGACAACAAGTCGTCCGATGCTCTGCCAGTGTGCTCCGTCTAGCTAATGACCTTGCAACTTCGTCG GATGAATTGGCGAGAGGAGACGTTCTCAAATCGGTTCAATGTTACATGCATGAGACTGGAGCTTCGGAGGAAGAGGCACGTGAGCACGTGCAGCAGATGATAAGACATACGTGGAACGAGATGAACTACGAAGCAAGAACGGCGACACGCAGTTCATCGTTACtttctcaagattttgtggAAGTTGCAATGAACTTGGCTCGCATGTCGCAATGCATGTATCAGCATGGCGATGGTCATGGCTGTCCCGATAAAGCAAAGGTCGTTGATCGTATCCAAACACTGATCGTTGATCCAGTCCCATCAGATTAA
- the LOC104790201 gene encoding 1,8-cineole synthase 1, chloroplastic: MATLRMGSAFINQNALSQFHCRRPHRHPRFVCKSMTKKTPEATSADLPRRSGNYQPSSWDHFYLLSIENRYASEKVVITRDLLKRKVKRMLHVTKSRLEQLELIDDLQKLGVSYHFELEINNILTDFHLKNGRNIWKCDKEEDLHATALEFRLLRQHGFDVSENIFDVIVDRIKSNRFKSDNIPSIISLYEASYLSTKADTKLHKVIRPFATEEIRKYVDGETYNMEIREKAIHALEMPHHWRMRRLETRWYIDAYEKKHDNNLVLVELAKVDFNIVQTTHQEDLKYVSSWWKDTCLANELPFVRDRIVENYFWTVGLIYEPQFGYIQRIMTIVNALVTTIDDIYDIYGTLEELELFTSTVENWDVNRLDGLPEYMRLCFLILYNEINGIGYDILKYKNIDVTPFLKKSWADLCKTYLVEAKWYNRGYKPSVEEYMENAWISISAPTILIHFYCVFSDQISIQNLETLSQHRQQIVRCSATVLRLANDLGTSLDELARGDVLKSVQCYMHEMGASEEEAREHVQQMISDTWDDMNDETNAARSSFSRGFVEAAMNLARMSQCMYQYGDGHGCPNKAKTVDRVQSLLVDPISLD; encoded by the exons ATGGCTACTTTACGTATGGGATCAGCTTTTATTAACCAAAACGCTCTTAGCCAGTTTCATTGTCGACGTCCACACCGACATCCTCGTTTTGTATGCAAGTCCATGACCAAAAAGACGCCGGAAGCTACTTCTGCTGACCTTCCTCGACGCTCCGGCAACTATCAACCTTCATCGTGGGACCATTTTTATCTCCTCTCTATCGAGAATAGATATGCG AGTGAAAAAGTAGTAATAACTAGAGATCTGTTGAAGAGAAAAGTGAAGAGGATGCTTCATGTTACAAAGAGCCGTCTCGAGCAATTAGAGCTCATCGATGATCTACAAAAACTTGGGGTTTCGTATCATTTTGAGCtagaaataaataacattttaacGGATTTTCATCTTAAAAATGGAAGAAATATTTGGAAATGTGACAAGGAAGAGGATTTACATGCAACAGCACTCGAATTCCGACTTCTTAGACAACATGGTTTTGATGTCTCAGAAA ATATATTTGATGTTATCGTGGACAGAATAAAAAGCAATAGGTTCAAGAGCGACAATATACCAAGTATCATTTCTTTGTATGAAGCGTCGTATCTCTCCACCAAAGCGGATACTAAATTGCATAAAGTCATCAGACCTTTTGCAACAGAAGAAATACGAAAATATGTTGATGGTGAAACATACAACATGGAGATACGAGAGAAAGCGATTCATGCGTTAGAAATGCCACACCATTGGAGAATGAGAAGGCTAGAGACGAGATGGTACATAGATGCATACGAGAAGAAACATGACAATAATCTTGTTTTGGTCGAACTTGCCAAAGTAGATTTCAACATCGTACAAACTACGCATCAAGAAGATCTCAAATACGTTTCAAG CTGGTGGAAAGATACATGTTTGGCTAATGAACTTCCCTTTGTAAGAGATAGAATTGTCGAGAATTATTTTTGGACAGTCGGATTAATATACGAACCACAATTTGGATATATCCAACGAATCATGACTATAGTTAATGCGCTTGTTACAACCATCGACGATATCTACGACATCTATGGTACTCTTGAAGAACTTGAACTCTTCACTTCCACGGTTGAGAA TTGGGATGTAAATCGTCTTGATGGGCTTCCTGAGTACATGCGGttgtgttttcttattttgtacAATGAAATCAATGGCATTGGATATGATAttctcaaatataaaaatattgatgtCACCCCATTTCTCAAGAAATCG TGGGCAGACTTATGTAAAACATATCTAGTGGAAGCAAAGTGGTACAACAGAGGATACAAACCAAGTGTAGAAGAATACATGGAAAATGCTTGGATTTCAATATCTGCTCCAACAATACTGATCCACTTTTACTGTGTCTTCTCTGACCAAATCTCAATTCAAAATTTAGAGACTTTGTCTCAACACCGACAACAAATCGTCCGATGCTCCGCCACCGTTCTTCGTCTAGCTAACGACCTTGGAACATCACTG GATGAATTGGCGAGAGGAGATGTTCTCAAATCGGTCCAATGTTACATGCATGAGATGGGAGCCTCGGAGGAAGAGGCACGCGAGCACGTGCAGCAGATGATTAGTGATACATGGGACGACATGAACGACGAAACAAATGCGGCACGCAGTTCATTTTCCCGAGGTTTTGTGGAAGCTGCAATGAATTTGGCTCGCATGTCGCAATGCATGTATCAATATGGGGATGGTCATGGATGTCCGAACAAAGCCAAAACCGTTGATCGTGTCCAATCCTTGCTCGTTGATCCAATCTCATTAGATTGA
- the LOC104790204 gene encoding 1,8-cineole synthase 1, chloroplastic-like, whose translation MATLCMSSASIYQNTSTHNFHFQRPHRFICKSITKTTADATSVDLRRRSVNYQPSPWDHRYLLSIENKYVNAKKVISRDLLKKKVKKMFDVETKSRLELLEFIDELQKLGISYHFEQEINTILTYFHLKHGNNVSRDDNEEDLHATALEFRIFRQHGFDVSEEIFDVIINKIESNTFMNEDIKNIISLYEASYLSTKSDTKLHKVIRPFATKQIRKFVDDEIYNIEVREKAIHALEMPYHWRMKRLETRWYIDAYEKKHDTKNLVLIELAKIDFNIVQTAYQEDLKYVSSWWKDTCLANKLPFIRDRIVENYFWNIGVIYEPQFGYVRRIMTIVNALITTIDDIYDVYGTLEELEIFTSIVESWDINRLDELPEYMRLCFLILYNETNGIGCDVLKYKNIDVIPFLKKSWADLCKTYLVEAKWYKRGYKPSLEEYMQNARISISAPTILIHFYCTFSDQISTQILESLSQHRQHVIRCSAVVLRLANDLATSPDEMTRGDVLKSVQCYMHENGASQEHARAHVQQMISDTWDEMNYETITAGRSSSLSIGFVEAAMNLARMSQCMYQHGDGHGSPDKAKTVDRVQSLIVDPIPLY comes from the exons ATGGCTACTTTATGTATGAGTTCAGCTTCTATTTACCAAAACACCTCTACCCacaattttcattttcaacGTCCTCACCGTTTTATATGCAAGTCCATAACCAAAACGACGGCGGATGCTACTTCTGTTGACCTCCGTCGACGCTCCGTCAACTATCAACCTTCTCCATGGGACCATCGTTATCTTCTCTCAATCGAGAACAAATATGTG AATGCGAAAAAAGTGATAAGTAGAGATCTGTTgaagaaaaaagtgaagaagatgttTGATGTTGAGACGAAGAGTCGTCTTGAGCTATTAGAGTTCATCGACGAACTGCAAAAACTTGGGATTTCGTATCATTTTGAGCAAGAAATCAATactattttaacatattttcatCTTAAACATGGAAATAATGTTTCCAGAGATGATAACGAAGAAGATTTGCATGCAACTGCACTCGAATTCCGAATTTTTAGACAACATGGTTTTGATGTCTCAGAAG AGATATTTGATGTGATcatcaacaaaatagaaagtaataCGTTCATGAATgaagatataaaaaatatcatttcattgTACGAAGCGTCGTATCTCTCCACGAAATCGGATACTAAATTGCATAAAGTCATCAGACCTTTTGCAACAAAGCAAATAAGAAAATTTGTCGATGATGAAATTTACAACATTGAGGTACGAGAGAAGGCGATTCATGCATTAGAAATGCCGTACCATTGGAGAATGAAAAGACTAGAAACGAGATGGTACATAGACGCATACGAGAAGAAACATGACACGAAGAATCTTGTCTTGATCGAATTAGCCAAAATCGATTTCAATATCGTACAGACTGCTTATCAAGAGGATCTCAAATACGTTTCAAG CTGGTGGAAGGATACATGTTTGGCTAATAAACTTCCCTTTATAAGAGACAGAATAGTGGAgaattatttttggaatattgGAGTAATATACGAACCGCAATTTGGATATGTCCGTCGGATCATGACTATAGTTAATGCACTTATTACAACCATCGACGACATCTACGATGTTTATGGCACTCTTGAAGAACTTGAAATCTTCACTTCCATAGTTGAAAG TTGGGATATAAATCGCCTTGATGAACTTCCCGAGTACATGAGGTTGTGTTTTCTGATCTTGTACAATGAAACCAATGGCATTGGGTGTGATGTcctcaaatataaaaatattgacGTCATCCCTTTTCTCAAGAAATCA TGGGcagatttatgtaaaacatatcTAGTCGAAGCAAAATGGTACAAAAGAGGGTACAAACCAAGTTTGGAAGAATACATGCAAAATGCTCGCATTTCAATATCCGCCCCAACAATATTAATTCACTTTTACTGTACTTTCTCTGACCAAATCTCAACTCAAATACTGGAGTCTTTGTCCCAACACCGGCAACATGTCATCCGATGCTCTGCCGTTGTTCTCCGCCTAGCTAATGACCTTGCAACTTCACCG GATGAAATGACTAGAGGTGACGTTCTCAAATCGGTACAATGCTACATGCACGAAAACGGAGCTTCACAGGAACATGCTCGAGCGCACGTTCAGCAGATGATTAGTGACACGTGGGATGAGATGAACTACGAAACGATAACGGCAGGTCGCTCTTCGTCACTTTCTATAGGTTTTGTGGAAGCTGCAATGAACCTGGCACGCATGTCGCAGTGCATGTATCAACATGGCGATGGTCATGGCTCTCCCGACAAGGCCAAGACTGTTGACCGTGTCCAATCCTTGATTGTTGATCCAATCCCATTATATTGA